A single window of Zea mays cultivar B73 chromosome 10, Zm-B73-REFERENCE-NAM-5.0, whole genome shotgun sequence DNA harbors:
- the LOC100274258 gene encoding Mediator of RNA polymerase II transcription subunit 7a has protein sequence MAMATSSSYPPPPPFYRLYKNFEQDPSSAPEPPPPIDGPFKALGVDYTGDVVIPSLESHNVRQLYPKGPNIDFKKELRTLNRELQLHILELADILVERPSQYARRVEDITLIFKNLHHLLNSLRPHQARATLIHMLESQIQRRKEAIEDIKQRRVEAQKLLAESLHILDASQAN, from the exons ATGGCAATGGCCACATCATCATCTTACCCTCCACCACCTCCCTTTTACCGACTGTACAAAAATTTTGAGCAGGATCCTTCATCCGCACCAGAACCTCCACCACCAATTGATGGACCATTCAAAGCTTTGGGTGTTGATTACACA GGAGATGTTGTGATTCCAAGCTTGGAGAGTCATAATGTCCGTCAGCTTTATCCAAAGGGCCCCAATATTG ACTTCAAAAAGGAGCTAAGGACCCTCAACAGAGAGCTTCAATTGCATATTTTGGAGCTGGCAGATATTTTAGTTGAGAGACCATCTCAATATGCTCGTAGGGTGGAAGATATCACACTCATATTCAAGAACTTGCATCATCTTCTCAATTCCCTACGACCTCATCAG GCAAGAGCCACATTGATTCACATGCTTGAGAGCCAAATTCAGCGCCGCAAGGAAGCAATTGAAGATATAAAGCA GAGGAGAGTGGAAGCGCAGAAGCTGCTTGCGGAATCACTGCATATCTTGGATGCAAGCCAAGCTAACTAG